The DNA window ACCGTACCATTGAGTCTGCAACGGATTTCAAATGAGGAATATTCGGTTACTCCGGTTTCGTATATTCCATCATAGTTGATATCGATCAAAAGTTGGTTATTGGGATTCAAGACTGTTATTGTTTTGTTGAGATCCGAATGAATCACATATTCCGCATCTGAATTGATTAAATCGGTCGCATTTGCTGTTGTGATATATTCCATTCCTACGCTCATAGGTTGGGCAAAAGTCAGTGTATAAGTAACACTGCTTGCTTGCTTATTTGTTTCTTTATTTTCTTTTCCGGCAGGAATTTCTGAAATAAAACTACCATCGACACTCCCTGTAAAGGTTCCGGGTGGCAATCCATCTCCTGCGGTTGAAATCACTCCCGTAAATGAATTCGAATAAGTACCAACACTTACTGTTCCTGATAGAGGATTTGAAATGTCTATGTTTTGATTTCCGTATGATTCCGTGCAGTTGAGTATACCATCATTATCGTTATCTACGTCTATATTGTCGTTGGCTTTATCATTGTCCGAATCCGTTGGGCATTCGCTAACGGGAATTTTATCTGAGAAAACAAAACCATTGCTCGGACAACCGGATATTCCACCCCGCACTTGGTAATATCCGGGAACGGTTGGCGTATATTGGCTACTGGTAGCTCCGGGAATGGCTACATCATTAAAAAACCACTGAAAAGTATTATAGGAAGATAGACTGCTAATTTTTAAGACAACATTTGGAATACAAGAAGAGCTAGCAACCGTTAATTTATCAGAGACTACTTCTGGTTTAAGATCGAAACCCGAATAATAACCACCATAAGTTGCTGCTCCATTGGTTCCAAAATAGGAAACATACACTTGCCTGTCTGATTTAACAGATATATTACCCGTTAAACCATTGATGGTGTATCGGACAAATCCAGCATTTCCTGTAATAGCTACCGGACTAGCTGTGGTGTTCACTCCATTTATCTTTACCAAAGCACCAGTTTCTGTTACAATATTTAATCCTCCATTGAAATTAATACTACCTATTGATTGAATCAGAGGAATATTATCTACCGTATTTGGTGTGGCACAATTGATAGGTGGAACAAAAAATAAGTTTTGATTGGCTGGAGATCCCGAACCTCCGATACTTTGATAAGCAAATACATTTTCGGAGGTGCTTACGTATAAGTTTCCATTGAGAAATTGGCTGCCATCAACCACGATATAATTACCTGGGTTTAATAAGGTAGCAAATGGTGTTGTGTTGCCATTCAAATAGATAATTGTATTTGCCGTTTGAGCAACTAGCAAAACGCGTTCCATATCATTGGCGCCAATTCCTTTGACGAAGATATATTCTTTACCCGTTTTTTCGTAAGACACAATTTGGTCAAACCCAACATCTCGTCCGTTTCCGGTACTATTAGTGCCGCCGAAAGAACCAGAATTTACTACTACGGGTTTGTCCGATTCGACAAGTGCACCCAGCATTTTTGAGCTGTTCGAAGGACTATTATTGGCTGCAATGTTTTCTAAAGCCAAAACATAACTTTCATTCTTATTTAAGGTTACAACAATTGGAGTAGAATAGGTAGTACCGTCTGTAAATACGGTGCCAATGGGAAAATCGGAAAGGGTAATCTTAGTGTTATTTTCTGTAGAAAGGATGGAGGCAAAATTCAATAAACTGTTGTCAACATTAGGATTTAACATTCCTCCTAGTCTAAATAATTTTCCCAAAGCGCTATTTCCTTTGGAAACCAATCCACCTGCGTGATTGTAGGTTCCGTTATTGTTTCTTGAGGCATTAACTCGCACACTTACGTAAACTAAATCCTCGGCTTCAATTACATACCCTTTGTCACTTATTTTTCCAATGCTTGTTTTTGGAGTGAGTAATCTTGAATTATCACCTGAACCAATACTATAAATATAGGGGGTCGAATTACTAACCACTCCAGAAATTATTGCCCCACCAATTTCAAAAATTTTAAAATTGACATTGCTTGAATTGGGAGTTGAAATGAAGATATACTGATCTTCAGCCATATTCGTCTGGGCAGTAAGTGGTGGTATATAATGCGTTTTACTAAATTGCGGGAAACAAACAAAAGAAGTTAATACAATAGCAAAAAGAAATATTTTTTTCATTGAATGGGGATAATAACTGGGCTATTTTTAGATAGCAAAATATAAAATTGGTTTAAATTTAAGGCTAAATTATTTAATGCATCATTTTTTAATTCAAAAAAGCTAGTAAATGTACTAAATAATAGTATTTCTTAAATTAATTTACCTTTTTAATGAAAAATGGCCTTTTATTAGTTTTCCGTCGCCAAAGTTTAAAAGGAACCAATAATCGTCGGATGGCAAGGCGGTACCCTTGTATTTTCCGTTCCAACCGGTATTTATGGAATTGATTTCAAAAAGGATTTTGCCAAAACGATTGTAAATGATACTTGTGGCAGATGGAAACAAATTTAGATTTTTTATTTCCCAAACCTCATTGAATCCATCACCATTGGGAGTGAAAAATCGCGGGTAGTCCAACACGTATACTTCAAAGGGAACTGATAAGCCACAACCATTTTTATCATTGGCCAATGCAAAATATTTGCCAGGCGCAATGGCTTCAAAAATTGGACTTTCCTGATAAATTAGTCCGTCAAGCGAAAATTCGTAATTGCCGTTACCAGAAAATTTTAATTCAACAATATTTTTATTGCCAGAAAAATCGTTTACTACTGCTCCTGTGATGACGGCTATTTCAGAACTCGTAACTGTGAATTTTTTTGTGGCTTCGCATCCATTTGCATCGGTAACCGTAACCGAATAATTGCCGGCAGAGGACACAGTGATTTGTTCGGTTGTTTCTCCTGTATTCCATAAATAGCGCGAAAATCCAGAAGCTACGCGCAAATCGGTTTTTAAACCCGAGCAGAGACCAACAGTTTCTTCTTGAAAATTGGGAGGGCTAAAAGTATTTACAATCAATCTAATTGGAATAATACCATAACAATCAGGGCCATTTACAATTCGCGCTTGAATAATTTGTTGGTTTGGAGTAGTATTTTTAAAAATATTTGGTAGTATGTTCTTCTGTGAAATAGCATCGGCAGTATTTGCATAATATTCGACAATCATTCCTGCCGGTACACTGCTCATAATTTGTGGACTCACCTGCGCATTCAAATCAAATTGGTACAAACCATCTTGGACCGCATCGATATCACAAGTAGCTATTGGGTTTTGTGATGGGATCGTATTATTGGCAATAACAAGGTTTACTTTTGCAAAATTGGCACACCCAAATGAATTGCTAACACTGGCGTAAAGCATTGGAATTGCCGGCTTATTGTTATAAGTTGTAGGGTTCACTATAGGATTTAATTTGCCTTGGGCATCTGTAAACGATTCATAATACACTACAGGTCCTAAACTAGTATTGTTATTTTTTATGATGTTATCCAATTGGGTTAAATTGAAAATCGAAATACCATCGCCGTTGTCGTCACATTGGGCTAATGTGGCATCAGAGAGCATAATTTCTGGAGCATATTCCAGTCTAATTTCATCTGTTGCCATACAGCTTGCTGGCAAAAAAACAACTTCAACTTTATATGTACCCGTATCCTTGACATCGAGGCTAGGTTTGGTCTCTCCACTAATTTCGACGTTGTTTTTAAACCATTTGTAACTGTAACTTGCAGATAATTTAGTATCAATGGTGTAGGTTGACCCAAAGCACACAGGGTTGTTCGAGGATAATC is part of the Flavobacterium nackdongense genome and encodes:
- a CDS encoding T9SS type B sorting domain-containing protein is translated as MPIVSAQNITVDDTKSAQYLVENVLVNSSCATVSNAFASGDVAVPVGLNSYGFFTNGGGSFPFSEGVLLSTQYAQKSVGPYAFVVGNDNDTAWLGDADLNQAVGISTSINATVLEFDFIPLTNFLSFDYIFASIEYNGNGSCRFTDAFAFLIRENIPGATYQNLAVIPGTSTPVSSTNIRPTIPTVGNNVGCPAVNQQYFNGFNGSTSPINYAGQTVVMNSQSNVIAGKSYHIKLVIANDKNEFYDSAVFLKAGSFAPKIDLGPDRLSSNNPVCFGSTYTIDTKLSASYSYKWFKNNVEISGETKPSLDVKDTGTYKVEVVFLPASCMATDEIRLEYAPEIMLSDATLAQCDDNGDGISIFNLTQLDNIIKNNNTSLGPVVYYESFTDAQGKLNPIVNPTTYNNKPAIPMLYASVSNSFGCANFAKVNLVIANNTIPSQNPIATCDIDAVQDGLYQFDLNAQVSPQIMSSVPAGMIVEYYANTADAISQKNILPNIFKNTTPNQQIIQARIVNGPDCYGIIPIRLIVNTFSPPNFQEETVGLCSGLKTDLRVASGFSRYLWNTGETTEQITVSSAGNYSVTVTDANGCEATKKFTVTSSEIAVITGAVVNDFSGNKNIVELKFSGNGNYEFSLDGLIYQESPIFEAIAPGKYFALANDKNGCGLSVPFEVYVLDYPRFFTPNGDGFNEVWEIKNLNLFPSATSIIYNRFGKILFEINSINTGWNGKYKGTALPSDDYWFLLNFGDGKLIKGHFSLKR